Proteins from a genomic interval of Clostridium sp. 'deep sea':
- a CDS encoding helix-turn-helix transcriptional regulator — translation MIFNNRAIFILIYGLFLGFVLSFLYAGPILNYVNLKISSDLLLLIIFMSGILSCIFTYHHNINITPKILSISIIVNISFSILLYLLCQFANNNIACMTSYISAGLVGFSAMFTSNSLLSISKNNNKFNEIFINMGLVMLIANAISYSVYILLSFKLKNTAFFLALLSVVITIPLCFKVNYKQVKNNLNVIFYKGNIFSFAMLIFLIKISEGIIYKIVEHEFAIHQTNYEYTYIIPYVLALFVAIIFLYKTKRHLFSLLSLCISLIGIGMLFILFSEKGIFISNFLMHFGLGLLDIIIWGGLVYLIHVYDNGYKISSFIMFFHMLGVFMGGFISEFYLYERELIYFVAIISIFLSFMITAKVCSITNDVENKKKQLDQDKEKKAKLKSKEKYKLLTKREQQVVSLILLGKINRVIAQELNISETTVKTHCKNIYVKLGIKSKKEVKLIFNDN, via the coding sequence ATGATATTTAATAATAGAGCAATTTTCATACTTATATACGGGCTATTTTTAGGTTTTGTTTTATCATTTTTGTATGCTGGACCTATTTTAAATTATGTTAACCTAAAAATAAGTAGTGACTTGCTTTTATTAATTATTTTCATGTCTGGAATACTATCTTGTATTTTTACATATCATCACAATATAAATATAACCCCTAAAATTCTAAGTATATCAATTATTGTTAATATTTCATTTAGTATACTTCTTTACCTTCTGTGTCAGTTTGCTAATAATAATATTGCATGTATGACCTCTTATATATCAGCAGGACTAGTTGGATTTAGTGCTATGTTTACCTCAAATAGTTTGCTTTCAATATCAAAAAATAATAATAAATTTAATGAGATATTTATAAATATGGGGCTCGTAATGCTCATAGCTAATGCTATTTCATATAGTGTGTATATATTGTTGTCATTTAAGTTAAAGAATACTGCATTTTTTTTGGCTCTCTTAAGTGTAGTAATTACAATACCATTATGTTTTAAAGTAAACTATAAGCAAGTAAAGAATAACTTGAATGTTATATTTTATAAAGGAAATATATTTTCATTTGCAATGTTAATTTTTCTAATAAAGATTAGTGAGGGCATAATATATAAAATTGTTGAGCATGAGTTCGCAATTCACCAAACTAATTACGAATATACTTATATAATTCCATATGTTTTAGCTTTATTTGTAGCAATTATATTTTTATATAAAACAAAACGACATTTATTTTCTTTACTATCTCTTTGTATAAGTTTAATAGGTATAGGTATGTTATTTATACTTTTTTCAGAAAAAGGTATATTTATATCTAATTTCTTGATGCATTTTGGACTAGGACTTTTAGATATAATAATTTGGGGTGGGCTAGTTTATTTAATACATGTTTATGATAATGGTTATAAAATTTCTTCGTTTATCATGTTTTTTCATATGTTAGGTGTTTTTATGGGTGGTTTTATATCAGAATTTTATTTATATGAAAGAGAGTTAATATATTTTGTAGCTATTATATCTATATTTTTATCTTTTATGATAACTGCTAAGGTATGTAGCATTACTAATGATGTAGAAAATAAGAAAAAACAGTTAGATCAAGATAAGGAAAAAAAAGCAAAGCTAAAATCTAAAGAAAAATATAAACTGCTAACTAAAAGAGAGCAGCAGGTAGTAAGTTTAATACTATTAGGTAAAATAAATAGAGTTATAGCTCAAGAACTTAATATTTCTGAGACGACTGTGAAAACTCATTGTAAAAATATTTATGTAAAATTAGGTATAAAAAGCAAAAAAGAAGTGAAACTAATCTTCAATGATAATTAA
- a CDS encoding C-GCAxxG-C-C family protein, producing the protein MDIKDRVKQLYLEEGFNCAEAMWLCLNEQDLSEEELSFGMKLAGVFGAGLGCGSTCGVVGGAVLTLGRWFGRGLGEPRNQDLPKYAKAFCEWFNEKYNSKDCCDLKDSNNHKPICANMLAESAEFVEKLLDEGLEQESCSL; encoded by the coding sequence ATGGATATAAAAGATAGAGTAAAACAGCTTTATCTAGAAGAGGGTTTTAATTGTGCGGAGGCTATGTGGCTTTGCTTAAATGAGCAGGATTTAAGCGAAGAAGAGCTTAGCTTTGGCATGAAACTAGCTGGAGTTTTTGGTGCTGGTTTAGGTTGCGGATCAACATGTGGGGTAGTTGGTGGCGCAGTATTAACTCTTGGTCGTTGGTTTGGCAGAGGTTTAGGTGAGCCTCGTAATCAAGATTTGCCTAAGTATGCCAAAGCTTTCTGTGAGTGGTTTAATGAGAAGTATAATAGTAAAGATTGTTGTGATTTAAAAGATAGTAATAATCATAAACCAATTTGTGCTAATATGTTAGCTGAAAGTGCTGAATTTGTTGAAAAATTATTAGACGAAGGTCTAGAACAAGAGTCCTGTTCACTCTGA
- a CDS encoding M20/M25/M40 family metallo-hydrolase encodes MALGIDNKRLQELTRYATKQADLLITETINVCEIAAPSFKEQKRAAYVLQRMLEYGLDTHIDETGNVIALKKGNCNSKPNIMFVAHMDTVFPEGTNVTVKRKGCKLYAPGIRDNSAGVAGIILLAKALNDVEFLHGDIYLVGSVGEEGLGDLRGIKAAYQSHKGKVDIVIGVDGGLGGMISAGIGSRRLKVTVSTGGGHSWAAFGSPSAIHSLGTMIGEIAKIQVPKSPRTTYNVGVIKGGTSINSIASLATMLIDLRSEQKQPLIEIETKVRSIITNVAKKQQVKVNIEIVGDRPVGRLTKDHRLVKTTAAILDHLKLAKHTGASSTDCNVPLSDGKPAICVGITTGKNAHRLDESLDTGPMSLGLKQLMLLIELL; translated from the coding sequence ATGGCTTTAGGTATTGATAATAAAAGGCTACAAGAACTAACTAGATATGCAACAAAACAAGCTGATTTGCTAATTACTGAGACTATTAATGTATGTGAGATAGCTGCGCCCTCATTTAAAGAGCAAAAAAGAGCAGCGTATGTTCTTCAGCGTATGTTGGAGTACGGTTTAGATACACATATAGATGAAACAGGTAATGTAATAGCTTTAAAAAAAGGGAATTGTAATTCAAAACCAAATATTATGTTTGTTGCTCATATGGACACTGTGTTTCCTGAGGGAACAAATGTAACAGTTAAAAGAAAAGGCTGCAAACTATATGCACCTGGTATAAGAGATAATTCTGCAGGAGTAGCTGGTATTATTCTGTTAGCAAAAGCCTTAAACGATGTTGAATTTTTGCATGGTGATATTTACCTTGTTGGTTCAGTTGGAGAAGAGGGATTAGGAGATCTAAGGGGAATTAAAGCAGCTTACCAAAGCCATAAAGGAAAAGTAGATATAGTAATAGGAGTTGATGGTGGATTAGGTGGCATGATTAGTGCTGGAATAGGCAGTAGGCGATTAAAAGTTACTGTTTCTACTGGTGGTGGTCATAGTTGGGCAGCATTTGGTTCTCCAAGTGCCATACATTCATTAGGTACAATGATTGGTGAAATTGCAAAGATTCAAGTACCAAAAAGTCCACGAACAACATATAATGTTGGGGTAATTAAAGGGGGAACTTCTATAAACTCAATTGCCAGTTTAGCAACTATGTTAATAGACTTACGTTCTGAGCAGAAACAACCTCTTATCGAAATTGAAACTAAAGTAAGATCTATTATTACTAATGTAGCAAAAAAACAACAGGTTAAGGTAAATATTGAGATAGTAGGAGATAGACCAGTGGGTAGATTAACAAAAGACCATAGGTTAGTGAAAACTACAGCTGCAATTTTGGATCATTTAAAACTTGCTAAACACACTGGAGCTAGTAGTACTGATTGTAATGTACCATTAAGTGATGGAAAACCCGCTATTTGTGTAGGAATTACAACAGGAAAAAATGCTCACCGCCTAGATGAAAGCCTAGATACTGGTCCAATGTCACTAGGGTTAAAACAATTAATGTTATTAATAGAACTATTATAG
- a CDS encoding NAD-dependent epimerase/dehydratase family protein yields MKILVIGGTRFIGRHVINLLLQEGHELTLFNRGKTANPFQGKVKLIKGDRKLSGDMLQKTKTHNFDAVIDIIAYNENDATEATRTFLGKVNHYIMISTRSVYQQPILCPIRESDKLESDPNSSYGYNKVLAENKFLEAYKNSVFPISILRLPAVYGEYDYQAREWYFIKRLFDSQREMLLPNFGLGINQREYTGNIANQISCILKNPQKTIGKAFNSGHKHYNTYQELVQIAANLMGKTIKFYGIKNKDMPYYVPLASDGVRVCSTGKLESIGYVEKYSVVDGLTNMIKYFTDYPISEYLFAKRQNVNMFDYTFEQSLINNKAIEL; encoded by the coding sequence GTGAAAATACTAGTTATTGGCGGTACAAGGTTTATTGGTAGGCATGTTATAAATCTATTGTTACAAGAGGGGCATGAGTTAACTTTATTTAATCGTGGAAAAACAGCAAATCCCTTTCAAGGCAAAGTAAAACTTATAAAGGGAGATCGTAAACTGTCTGGCGATATGCTTCAAAAAACAAAAACTCACAACTTTGATGCCGTGATAGATATAATAGCATATAATGAGAATGATGCTACAGAAGCAACAAGAACGTTTTTAGGAAAAGTTAATCATTATATTATGATTAGTACTCGCTCAGTATATCAGCAACCAATTTTATGTCCTATAAGAGAGAGTGATAAGTTAGAGAGTGATCCAAACTCAAGTTATGGATATAACAAAGTTTTAGCCGAAAATAAGTTTTTAGAAGCATACAAAAATAGTGTTTTTCCAATATCAATTTTACGTTTACCAGCAGTTTATGGTGAGTATGATTACCAAGCCAGGGAATGGTATTTTATTAAGAGACTTTTTGATAGTCAAAGAGAAATGTTGTTACCAAACTTTGGCTTAGGCATTAATCAAAGAGAGTATACCGGAAATATTGCAAATCAAATTAGTTGTATACTAAAAAATCCTCAAAAAACAATAGGAAAAGCGTTTAATTCAGGACATAAACACTATAATACCTACCAAGAGTTGGTGCAGATTGCAGCAAATCTTATGGGTAAAACAATTAAGTTTTATGGAATAAAAAACAAGGATATGCCCTACTATGTGCCTTTAGCTAGTGATGGTGTTAGAGTTTGTAGCACTGGAAAATTAGAGTCTATAGGGTATGTTGAAAAATACAGTGTTGTAGATGGCTTAACTAATATGATTAAATATTTTACAGATTACCCTATATCAGAATATTTATTTGCTAAAAGACAAAACGTAAACATGTTTGACTATACTTTTGAGCAGTCATTAATAAATAATAAGGCCATAGAACTTTAA
- a CDS encoding radical SAM protein, whose product MIHEVKVKGLLHRTKDPQSWYDVYYNFNIYRGCSHACIYCDSRSKCYGIENFNDVVVKINSPQLLKKKLVSISTKRTIGTGSMSDPYEPAEKKYKLTQSCLKLIARYGFPLNLITKSDLVLRDIDILSEINRAFCQVIFTITTTNRKMSSLIEPYAPNPQRRLLAIKELSKRGINVGVHIMPILPFINDTESNIKDIVTQSKQHGANFIIASFGLTLRDRQREYYYNQLEKIKLGLSKIYQKQYGDLYYCESIKASKLRQYFKELCKENHLIYNMADVTTYEKLKQTQLKLF is encoded by the coding sequence ATGATACATGAAGTAAAAGTTAAAGGTTTATTACATAGAACAAAAGACCCTCAAAGTTGGTATGATGTTTACTATAACTTTAATATTTATCGTGGATGTAGTCATGCCTGTATATATTGTGACTCAAGAAGTAAGTGTTATGGAATTGAGAACTTTAATGATGTAGTTGTTAAAATAAACTCACCTCAGTTACTCAAGAAAAAACTAGTATCAATTAGTACAAAAAGAACTATAGGAACAGGTTCTATGAGTGATCCGTATGAACCAGCAGAAAAAAAATATAAGCTCACCCAAAGTTGTTTAAAACTTATAGCAAGGTATGGCTTTCCTTTAAACCTAATAACTAAAAGTGACTTAGTATTACGTGATATAGATATTCTTAGTGAAATAAATCGAGCTTTTTGTCAAGTTATATTTACTATAACAACAACAAATAGAAAGATGTCTTCTTTAATTGAGCCTTATGCACCAAACCCTCAACGTAGGCTTTTGGCTATTAAAGAGTTAAGTAAAAGAGGCATTAATGTAGGCGTGCATATTATGCCAATTCTACCTTTTATAAATGATACGGAGAGTAATATAAAAGATATAGTAACACAAAGTAAACAACATGGAGCAAATTTTATTATTGCTTCGTTTGGGCTTACATTAAGAGATAGACAAAGAGAATATTACTACAATCAGCTAGAAAAAATTAAGCTTGGATTATCAAAAATTTATCAAAAACAGTACGGAGATTTGTATTATTGTGAAAGTATTAAGGCTAGTAAGTTAAGGCAATACTTTAAAGAATTATGTAAAGAAAATCATTTAATTTATAATATGGCTGATGTTACAACATACGAAAAGCTTAAGCAAACACAGCTTAAGCTTTTTTAA
- a CDS encoding DUF483 domain-containing protein: MDKHLIAQLYNEEDIISKRIIIDNMLLSKLGFKNCSSITIPRDLTNGQTLAEDINKQYEEKVANYESKFSLKKLSLSPSGMVKKAVRHKQDILRKICNENINKNESYHRVISWAKIIGLLGIEFEVRPSIREMLFIPEPSKKKEIEKLMHFRAILKKDAKKTFNEKTPVQVLLYPEELNPRYVEEIAKVTGYPECCIRAFMEDRKKGDNPHIRGALDYYKASKNKTPEVWAYYTGEFVPCRTDCRAAQNLGKKAYEKLTDIDKNIAEDYKKMMGENRAVYAKSSKALQSEIVKMQKRNEKNIKK; the protein is encoded by the coding sequence ATGGATAAACATTTAATTGCACAGCTGTACAATGAAGAAGATATAATATCAAAAAGAATAATTATAGACAATATGTTACTTAGTAAATTGGGTTTTAAAAACTGCAGTTCTATTACTATTCCTAGAGATTTAACTAATGGACAAACCCTTGCTGAAGATATAAATAAACAATATGAAGAGAAAGTAGCCAATTATGAGTCAAAGTTCTCTTTAAAAAAATTGTCATTATCACCAAGCGGAATGGTTAAAAAAGCGGTAAGACATAAGCAGGATATTCTAAGAAAAATTTGTAATGAAAACATCAATAAAAATGAATCATACCACAGAGTAATCTCATGGGCCAAAATTATAGGTTTACTAGGCATTGAATTTGAAGTTAGACCAAGTATTAGAGAAATGTTATTCATACCAGAACCCAGTAAAAAGAAGGAAATTGAAAAATTAATGCATTTTCGTGCTATTTTAAAAAAAGATGCCAAAAAAACCTTCAATGAAAAAACTCCAGTTCAGGTTTTGCTTTATCCAGAAGAGTTAAATCCTAGGTATGTTGAAGAAATAGCAAAGGTAACAGGATATCCAGAGTGTTGTATTAGAGCGTTTATGGAGGATCGTAAAAAGGGCGATAATCCTCATATTAGAGGTGCATTAGATTATTATAAAGCATCCAAAAATAAAACACCTGAGGTTTGGGCCTATTATACAGGGGAGTTTGTACCCTGCAGAACAGACTGTCGAGCAGCTCAAAATCTTGGAAAAAAGGCATACGAAAAACTAACAGACATTGATAAAAATATAGCAGAAGACTATAAAAAAATGATGGGTGAAAATAGAGCAGTTTATGCTAAAAGTTCTAAAGCACTGCAAAGTGAAATAGTTAAAATGCAAAAAAGAAATGAAAAAAATATAAAAAAATAA
- a CDS encoding DUF6754 domain-containing protein codes for MKTGVAFQLVSLIILTIGIIFYIQKARGGVAFKIRSIAGLEAIEEAVGRATEMGRIIHFTPGIAGVTGNTAAQTFAGLETLGMVARLVARYGAKLFVSIRIPIVLPLAEEIVKQAYMAEGAVEAYDEDCVQYLSSEQFAYAAAVMGIIQREKAAASILLGAFWAESLMIAEAGFHAGAIQIAGSANIHQIPFFVAACDYVLIGEELFAAGAIASGNTVKLGSIAGQDFSKLYIMALIVIGVLGTTFGSSFLADLMNK; via the coding sequence ATGAAAACAGGTGTTGCTTTTCAATTAGTTTCATTAATAATACTGACTATAGGAATAATTTTTTATATTCAAAAGGCAAGAGGTGGAGTTGCGTTTAAGATTAGGTCAATTGCTGGTTTAGAAGCTATTGAGGAAGCTGTTGGTCGAGCTACAGAAATGGGCAGAATAATTCATTTTACACCTGGTATTGCTGGGGTAACTGGAAATACTGCTGCTCAAACCTTTGCAGGGTTAGAAACCCTTGGCATGGTTGCAAGGCTTGTTGCGAGATATGGAGCAAAGTTGTTTGTATCAATCAGAATCCCTATTGTACTACCTCTAGCAGAAGAAATAGTAAAACAAGCATATATGGCAGAGGGAGCTGTTGAGGCATATGATGAGGATTGTGTTCAGTATCTTTCAAGTGAGCAATTCGCATATGCTGCAGCTGTAATGGGTATTATTCAGCGCGAAAAAGCTGCTGCTAGTATTTTACTGGGAGCCTTTTGGGCAGAGTCACTAATGATAGCCGAAGCGGGGTTTCATGCTGGAGCTATTCAAATTGCTGGTTCGGCAAACATACATCAAATTCCATTTTTTGTAGCTGCATGTGATTATGTATTAATTGGAGAAGAGTTGTTTGCTGCTGGGGCAATAGCCTCTGGTAATACTGTTAAGTTAGGAAGTATTGCAGGTCAAGATTTTAGTAAGTTATACATTATGGCTCTTATTGTAATTGGTGTATTAGGAACAACTTTCGGTAGTAGTTTTCTTGCTGACTTAATGAATAAATAG
- a CDS encoding DUF6754 domain-containing protein, which produces MKTGVLFQLISLILISGAIIFYIQKARGGTVFSIRTIAGLDAIEEAVGRATEMGRMVHFSPGIAPLSGVTAAQTFAGLETLGLVAKLVARYGARLFVSIRQPIVLPLAEEVVRQAYMSEGNIEAFDEDSVQYLSSEQFAYAAAVMGVIQREKAAASILLGAFWAESLMIAEAGFHAGAIQIAGSANISQVPFFVAACDYVLIGEELYAAGAIASGNPIKLGSIAGQDIGKLYVMVLLVAGVLTTTFGVTSLKDLLGK; this is translated from the coding sequence ATGAAAACTGGAGTTTTGTTCCAACTTATTTCTCTAATCTTAATTTCTGGAGCAATCATATTTTACATTCAAAAGGCCCGTGGCGGCACAGTATTTAGTATTAGAACAATCGCTGGTTTAGATGCAATTGAAGAGGCTGTAGGTCGTGCTACAGAAATGGGACGTATGGTTCACTTTAGTCCTGGTATCGCACCTTTATCTGGAGTTACTGCTGCTCAAACATTTGCTGGTTTAGAGACTTTAGGTTTAGTAGCTAAATTAGTAGCACGTTATGGTGCTAGATTGTTTGTATCTATTCGTCAGCCAATTGTTTTACCATTAGCCGAAGAAGTTGTGCGTCAAGCATATATGTCAGAGGGTAATATTGAGGCATTTGACGAAGATAGCGTTCAGTATTTATCAAGTGAGCAGTTTGCTTATGCTGCTGCTGTAATGGGTGTTATTCAACGTGAAAAAGCTGCTGCAAGTATTTTATTAGGAGCTTTCTGGGCTGAGTCATTAATGATAGCTGAGGCTGGTTTCCATGCTGGAGCTATTCAGATTGCTGGTTCTGCTAATATTTCACAGGTGCCTTTCTTTGTTGCTGCATGTGACTATGTTTTAATCGGTGAAGAATTATATGCTGCAGGTGCTATAGCCTCAGGAAATCCAATTAAATTAGGAAGTATTGCAGGACAGGATATCGGCAAGCTTTACGTTATGGTGCTACTTGTTGCTGGTGTTTTAACCACAACATTTGGTGTTACTTCCCTAAAAGATTTATTGGGTAAATAG
- a CDS encoding DUF6754 domain-containing protein, producing MKPDVMFQFFSLIIISGVIIYCIQKARGGTAYKIRAIAGLDAIEEAVGRATEMGRMVHFTPGIAALSGVTAAQTFAGLETLGMVAKLVARYGAKLFVSIRQPIVLPLAEEVVRQAYMAEGAIEAYDEDCVQYLSSQQFAYAAAVMGIIQREKAAASILLGAFWAESLMISEAGFHAGAIQIAGSANIHQIPFFVAACDYVLIGEELYAAGAIASGNPVKLGSIAGQDIAKLYVMLLLLVGVAGATVGQNFLKDLMSK from the coding sequence ATGAAACCTGATGTTATGTTTCAATTTTTTTCATTAATAATAATCTCTGGAGTTATTATTTACTGCATACAGAAGGCTAGAGGTGGTACAGCTTATAAAATCAGGGCAATTGCTGGCCTAGATGCAATTGAAGAAGCTGTTGGTCGTGCAACTGAGATGGGTCGCATGGTACATTTTACTCCTGGTATTGCAGCATTATCTGGTGTTACTGCTGCTCAAACATTTGCTGGTTTAGAGACATTAGGTATGGTAGCTAAATTAGTTGCTCGTTACGGGGCAAAGTTATTTGTTTCTATTCGTCAGCCAATTGTTTTACCATTAGCTGAAGAAGTAGTACGTCAAGCTTATATGGCAGAAGGTGCTATTGAAGCTTATGATGAAGACTGTGTTCAGTATTTATCAAGTCAACAGTTTGCTTATGCTGCGGCTGTTATGGGAATCATTCAACGTGAAAAAGCAGCTGCCAGTATATTATTGGGTGCTTTTTGGGCTGAATCTCTAATGATTTCTGAAGCAGGATTCCACGCTGGAGCTATTCAGATTGCTGGATCTGCTAACATTCACCAAATTCCTTTCTTTGTTGCTGCTTGTGACTATGTTTTAATTGGTGAAGAATTATATGCAGCTGGTGCTATTGCCTCTGGCAACCCAGTAAAATTAGGAAGTATCGCAGGACAAGATATTGCTAAGTTATATGTTATGTTGTTATTGTTAGTAGGTGTAGCTGGCGCTACAGTAGGCCAGAATTTCCTAAAAGACTTAATGAGTAAATAG
- a CDS encoding DUF6754 domain-containing protein, with protein sequence MKSEVLFQFISLILISGAIIYCIQRAHSGAQYKIRLIAGLEAIEEAVGRATEMGRMVHFTPGIAGVDGVNAAQTFAGLETLGMVARLVARYGARLFVSIRIPIVLPLAEEIVKQAYMSEGAVEAYDQECVQYLSSEQFAYAAAVMGIIQREKAAASILLGAFWAESLMIAEAGFHAGAIQIAGSANIHQIPFFVAACDYVLIGEELYAAGAIASGNPVKLGSIAGQDLSKLYVMIILVVGVIAITLGSDFMVEIMNK encoded by the coding sequence ATGAAGTCTGAAGTATTGTTCCAATTTATATCACTTATCTTAATTTCTGGAGCAATTATTTATTGCATTCAAAGAGCTCATAGTGGTGCCCAATATAAGATTAGATTAATAGCAGGACTAGAAGCAATTGAAGAAGCAGTTGGTCGTGCTACAGAGATGGGACGAATGGTACATTTCACTCCAGGAATTGCTGGGGTTGACGGTGTAAATGCAGCTCAAACATTTGCAGGACTAGAGACCTTGGGAATGGTAGCTCGTTTAGTGGCCCGTTATGGTGCAAGATTATTTGTTTCTATAAGAATTCCTATTGTTTTACCATTGGCAGAGGAAATTGTTAAACAAGCATATATGTCTGAGGGTGCGGTTGAAGCCTATGATCAAGAATGTGTGCAATACTTATCAAGTGAACAGTTTGCTTATGCTGCTGCTGTAATGGGAATCATTCAGCGAGAAAAAGCAGCTGCCAGTATTTTATTAGGAGCTTTCTGGGCTGAATCGCTAATGATTGCGGAGGCTGGTTTCCATGCTGGTGCTATTCAAATTGCGGGTTCAGCAAACATTCATCAAATTCCTTTTTTTGTAGCAGCTTGTGATTATGTATTAATTGGTGAGGAATTATATGCTGCAGGTGCTATTGCGTCAGGCAACCCTGTTAAGCTTGGTAGTATTGCTGGTCAAGATCTTAGTAAACTTTATGTAATGATAATTTTGGTTGTGGGTGTGATTGCTATAACACTTGGCAGTGACTTCATGGTTGAAATAATGAATAAGTAG